GGCACCAaagaatacagtactgtaccgtTCTGCCTCCAGTCTGGGTCTCTTGCAGTAACAGAACTAATAGAGGTTCCTGGTTTGTTATTTTCCATCACATATGCAGTGTAGGATTGCTGTTCAAACACAGGAGGATTGTCATTGATGTCTGATACAGATAGATGAATTGTCATTGATGAAGATAAAGGTGGAGAGCCTCCATCAGTAGCGGTAATAGTTATATTGTAATCTGCTTCTGTCTCTCGATCCAGAAGATTTGTGTTAATTAgagaaaaatagtttttaatagaCGGGTTTAATTTAAAAGGAACATTTCCCTGAATTGAACAGTGAATCTGTCTGTTATCACCCGAGTCTTTATCCTGAACATTAATAATGGCCACCTCAGTGCCTACAACGGTGTTCTCCAGTATTGGGTTGTTTATAGATGTCAGAATAATTTTAGGTGCATTGTCATTTACATCAGTAATATCTATAATAACACTTGCAGTTGATGCTAAACCAGATCCATCTTTAGCCTGGACTTCAAACTCATAATACTTTTCTTCCTCATAGTCAATTTCTCCATTTACCTTAATTTGTCCAGTGAGCTTAtcaataataaatgtttgtgcTGCATTATGAGCTATGTGACTAAACTCATAAGTGACTGCACCGTTTGCTCCTTCATCTGCATCTTCTGCGCTCACAGTGACGACTTCTGATCCTATTGGTGCGTTTTCAGCTAAAGCCACTTTATATACAGACTGACTGAACACTGGAACATTATCATTAGCATCTAGCACAGTGATGTGTATAACAGCAGTCCCTGATCTCTGAGGAATCCCGCCATCCACTGCGGTAAGAATCAAGTCAATATCCTTCTGTTGTTCGCGATCCAGCTCTTTCTCCAACACGAGCTCTGCGTATTTCCGcccgtttttattttcttgaacagacaaaacaaaatggTCGTTCTTCTCCAGAGCATAGCCATTCACTCCGTTTTGTCCGATATCATAATCACGAGCTTCATCCAAACGGAAGCGCTGCCCTTTAACAGCGGACTCGCGGATTTCAAACGAAATCCGTTCATTACCGAATTTTGGCGCGTTGTCGTTAATATCCTGAACATTCAGAGAAATGCGATGCACCTCGAGCGGATTGGCTAAAACGAGCTCATAATTTAAGATGCAGTTGATCCTTGAGCCACAAAGCGTCTCTCTGTCGATTCTCTCCACTACGATCAAATCTCCAGAATTCAGATTAATGTCAATGTACCGTTTGCTGCTGTCTTCGGTGTTGATTCGCGCTTTACGAGCTGATAAACTTTGAGCTCCGACTCCGACGTCTTTTGCGATATTTCCAATCACATACTGACTCCTGGTTTCCTCAGGAACAGAATAGCTCAGATCTCCTCGGGCGGCggggagaagaaagaaaaggagcGCTGCGAGGAGAGGAGTCAGAAGAACTGAAAGCTTCTTACGTCCCATATTTTCAGAATTCCAATCCTCACTCCGAATAACTCAGTCTAACGTGGTGTAGTCTGTAAAAACAGATGGAAAATGTCTACCGGAAGAGAACCATTAGATTAATCCATGTCGCGTGCAGCTCGCTCTTAGTATCACTGATGTCTGCATGGGAATATTTTAGAGAGGGGAGGAAATGCTCCGAAGTACAAGGATGTGATGGTGAACAGCGACGCTCTGAGTATATTCTGTTTACTACAAGCAGATTTTACATATAAGTGAATATTTATGGAATGTAAACATATAGTTCAcgttttatacacatttcaggtgtttttttaattattattttaactttaaattatatGTACCGACTACAGCAACATaacatgtattatttattagtttttgggcctttataagaaaaaataaacataaaaaacacataCTTAACCAATtatgataatataatttattgtcTTATTGCTCTAGTGCTTCTGGAATAAAGTATAATCTCAAAAAACTctcaaaacaaattttatacatattttttttttatccacattAGTTTTTGCGGCTGAAAATGTGCTTCAATAAATTCAATTGATTTAGTATTTATCAGTGTAGTCTTGTGTTTTTCTCCTTATTATTGCTGGACACATATTTTTCTAGCCACAGAAGTAGTTAAAAATCTCTAGAGCttcaaaataagagaaaaatttaaaactgtagaaaattttgcaaactttgtttcttttttctctccttctttttcttcttgtacTAAGTACTAttctttattattgttgttgtttttgttattattattattattattattattattattatttatttttattattatcatcaactAATTAAtggtaatttcatttatatttgacACTATCCAACTAACATGTCTATTTGACGTGTCCTAACCTCAATGAGTATAGGCAGAGTAGAGAGAACAAAACCATGTTTCAGGACCACGGAAAGCTCTCTCAGTTGCAGAGGTTAATCTCCAGAACtggtaagaaaaataaatcacatttaacaaaacaaacaaaatagagCTGTGTGATACATAGgtttcattgatttttttcaccAATGTAAATAGAAGAAAATTGTGATTTAATCTTAACTATCATTACAGAGTGCTCCATATTCACACTGTAAAACTTCCCTTTCCCTTAACCACACACGTTAGGAAGCTTTTTCATTCATTTGAAACTAGTGCAAAATAgttctaaaatgtaaaacaactaAAGGTAACAtgacaaatttattttaactcCGACAGAAGCACACAACTGCATAGAAAAAGTGTGTAGTTAGACAAGGTAAAGATTGCTAAAAAGCAGGCAGGGGTGAACTGACAACATAAAGCAGCCCAGAAATGTTGAAATGAGAGATCCTACCATAGAGATCTTACAAAGAAGGTAGGCTGTACTGTATTGCATTTTAGCAAGTGATTGAGCAgtattaaatttatattatgcAACATTATTCCCCATATTGATTAATATTAATTTCATGGCAAGTGCAGCCTTCGCTAATGCACCAGTATAAAAGTCATAAGGACTGTAGTGTTGGGATAATAACGGCTGGGATTCAAACAACAATTCCTCTATGCACTCAATGTCACAAGTGATGaaaacattcattacattttggAATTAGTGAACATGACACCAGTAGATAGCTCTCACTGGACAGTTTTAGGACCCTTTAACATGGTGCTACCATTTGCCAGAAATGTTACATAATGCTTAAGTCTATTTAAGTTACCTATGGTCCaaaaaacatccaaaatatCCAGAAGTGAATAGGCCCAACCCATATCTGTGACAAGCTGCATTGGCAAGTACTAGTGATAACAGAATACGTGTTGCTCTGTTGACATATGACCACATCACAAAAAACAATTTACTGAagcacttatttttattttacttaaaaggGTCTGTTTTGTATTCTGGTCCACTCTGCAAGGAAAATCCAAGCACACAATATtcctctgttgttgttgtttttttttttttgtttgttttctaaagATAGTCAGAGGTCCaacaaagcaaaagaaaattaacataATACCCGAAGCcacatttgaaataaaaaaaagattacttcAAAACTTCAGATTCTGTGCAGCCATTTGCTTTAACAGCATTACTAAAATGGGAATAGGTGTGTGTCCCACAAAACCCTTACATAAAATCATTGAATAAATGTCTGCAGCATCAACATACCAAAATCAAGCCATCAAAGAACCATAAATGACATCCAGTATGCAATAtattggtggaaaaaaaaaaaagcagatgccATAACTTTGCATGACTACAAAAGGAACACTACATATTGGATGGTCATGAGGTCAAACCCCAGAAGATTGAAAGCCCACTTTGGGGCTTTTAAAAAGGATCACAAACTCTTAACTGCTCAAAAATATTAACTAGACAAATTTAAGTAGTTCTGCATTGATTAGTCTTTAAGATGCCATACAAGTAaatatgagataaaaaaaaatctgtgctcATTCTGTTGAAACTtgaaaaactgcaaaaaaaatgtgtgtttgaaaTTTACAACTGCAAAAGGACAGAGCTCAGTTTTCttacctcatcaccatcagttGTATTGTTAAGTGTAATTAAGCTCTCTGCAAAAGTGTCATTTCGGGCCTTTTTCAAAGTTCCATCAGCAGTAAGAGTGCTGTCATTGTAAGATGTGATGAATTTGAAGTCACTCGTGCGAGATCCTGTTGTTAGATATGTGTCATAATTGTAAGAACTGTGGAGAGTTCCAGCTCCCTCCACCTCTGCATAGTTGGGAGGGAGATATGCACTGGGAATGGCCACTGCTCCATCAAACAACAGTCTGGGCTTTCTCCTGTGGCAAAACCTCACAGCCAGGATCAGAATAATGAAAGTCAGAAAGAAGGTGGACACAGAAACTAGTGCGATGATCAAATAAAAAGTCAGTTTGGAATTGCTCTCTTCATAAGTCATGTCTTTCAGTTCTGGAACTTCAGCAAGATTATcagaaataagtaaatatacagAACAGGTAGCAGAGAGAGGGGGCTGTCCGTTATCTTTCACTGAGATAACAAGGGTCTGTTTCATGCTGTCAGATTCAGTAACGTCCCTCTGAGCCCTGATCTCTCCACTATGGAGACCAATAGTGAACATTCCAGACTCAGTAGATTTGACAATCTGATATGAGAGCCATGCGTTCTGTCCAGAGTCAGCATCCACAGCAATGACTTTGGAGACAAGAGAGCCAGAGAGAGCAGCTTTAGGGACCATCTCAGTCATTAAAGACTTTCCTTCTGGAGCAGGGTATAATATCTGTGGAGAGTTATCATTCTCATCTGATATGAACACACTCACAGTCACACTGCTGCTGAGTGGAGGAGAACCATTGTCTCTGGCTACAACCTGGACTGTAAAATTTCTGAACTTTTCATAGTCAAATGACCTCACAGCATGGATCACTCCTGTGTCTGAGTTAATGGATAAAAATGAGGTGACTGGAACAGCGTTTATCTCACTGGGCACCAgagaatacagtactgtaccgtTCTGCCTCCAGTCTGGATCTCTTGCAGTAACAGAACTAATAGAGGTTCCTGGTTTGTTATTTTCCATCACATATGCAGTGTAGGATTGCTGTTCAAATACAGGAGGATTGTCATTAATGTCTGATACAGATAGATGAATTGTGATAGATGAGGATAAAGGTGGAGAGCCTCCATCAGTAGCAGTGATTGTTATGTTGTAATCAGATTCTTTCTCTCGATCCAACATGCTTGTCGTTACTAAagaaaagtagtttttaatagatggatttaatttaaaaggaaCATTTTGCTGAATATAACAATGCACTTGTCGATTATCTCCTGAATCTTTATCTTGTACATTAATAATGGCCACCTCAGTGCCTGCTGCAGAGTTCTCAGGTATTGGGTCGTTTAATGATTTAAGAATAATTCGCGGTTCATTGTCATTGACGTCAGTGATGTCTATAATAATTTTAGCAGATGATACAAGCCCAGGACCATCCTTGGCCTGTACTctcatttcaaaatatttttcatcTTCGTAGTCGATGTTCCCACTCACGGTGATCCGTCCAGTAGTTCTATCAAGAGAAAATAATTTTACCGATTTTTCAGATAAACGACTGAGTTCAAATGTGACGTCACCGTTTGCTCCTTCATCAGCATCAGTCGCGCTGACTGTAATCACCTCGGTGCCTAAAGGTGTGTTTTCAGCGAGACTCACTCTGTACACAGGTTGACCAAACACAGGAATGTTATCATTGGCATCCAGAACAGTAACATGTATAGCAGCTGTGCCTGATTTCGGTGGGTTACCGCCATCAAATGCAGTAAGAATTAAATGAATCTCTCTCTGCTGTTCCCGATCGAGCTCTTTCTCCAGGACCAACGTCGCGGTTTTTCCTCCGTCCGTGTTCTCATGCacagataaaacaaaatgttcGTTTTTTTCAAGCGAATATCCCTGAACTGCATTGCGTCCTGTGTCCAGATCATGAGCTTCTTCCAAAGGGAATCGCTCGCCCTTGTGAGCCGACTCTGTAATTTCAAAACTGATCCGATCATTGGGAAAAACAGGAGAGTTATCGTTTACATCCTCAATCTGCAGTGAAATGCGATGCACTTCAAGAGGGTTTTCTAAAACAAGCTCGTAATTAAGAATACATGAAATTCTCGACCCACAAAGCTCCTCTCGGTCTATTGTTTCCGCTACGACCAGATTCCCACTACTCAGATTAATGTCGCAGTACCGCTTCGCGCTGTCCTCCGTCTCCACCCGAGCCTTACGAGCAGATAAACGTTTCACATCAAGTCCGAGATCCTTGGCTAAATGTCCGATCACATACTGCCGCTTTGTTTCCTCCGGAACTGTGTAGCTCAAATCTCCATGGACAGggtgaagaagaataaaaataagacaGAGAGTAAATAATATCCAGAATAAACCCATTTTCCTTTATATAACagcaacattaaaatgtctCAACTGCGTATTAAATAGATCTTATTACTGTCGTCTCTTTGGAAATTTTACTGACTAAAATATCCAACTGCAGCACTGTGTGTCTAAACCAGGAGGAGCTGGGCGAAGACATGACATGAGACtgttattatattttacttcgTAGATGAACAGCGCCGCTCAGAGTAATTTGTGGTATATTGCAATGTATTCTCTCCAATCATTACTACTGCCCTACAAATATTCtatgattaaataaacaaacgaataaattataataatattttgattCCATAATGTAGTAATAATTGCTTATTATACTAATTACAACTGTAATCTTTAATACACGTTTTCCTGTTTAACTATAATGTTTACTGTCTCATCTCTTTCAATcaattgtatatataaatatatgttaacGAATAGATAGATGTTCATGACTGATAGAGTAACTAGGGATAATCTAAAATGAAATTTACACAATATATCATATtatcttaatttatttaatatgtactttattataaattttatattatttaaaatataaaaaatccaAACTAAACTTTAGCAAAGGAAAATAACCGCATTATATGACATTGAACAGTAAATACAGTCATGGTGGCTAATTCATATAGGGACAGCagctctttcttcctttctgctACACAAGTACAGCGAACATCATGAATATTTAgcacatgttatatatttgatGTTGTTTTAGATGCGTTTTCATTCCTGGTTTAGCAGACCTTAACTCTACAATTAATCATAACCAATGAGATTCATCCAgtttaacaaaaatgtgttaatgtttttccTCAGCAATAAGAAGGACGTTCATGCACAAATTATATTAACAgcaaattgattaaaaaaatagtttaaaacgTTATTTCCAGAacctttataatatttaaaatacgtAGTTCGATTAAAAAATATTCACCTTTCGCCCCATGtaatcatatttaaatatttaggaCAACAACCCACTTTGACTTATACACAAACTGAAGTATGAGCAGACAAAAGACAATTTTCTTCAACTCACTGACCGAGAAGCAGgagagattttcttttttatggtgCAATGGAATATCTTGACTTTCCATCAAGGTCGCTATAATGTTATTGGTTCACAGGATTCCAAAATTGGTCCAAGCagcaagccacacacacacacacacacacacacacacacacacacaattagaaATTGCAAATTGGTGCTGCGTAATGATGTAGCAATATTCCGGCCCATAGACCTAATCCTACATGAATGAGCATCACATAGCGATAACAAAAAGTAGCTGTGTCTCAACCGCCAAAGGatttaaaattcaaaacaaGTGATAAACACATGTTTGTAACTAACCAATGGCTACCTACAGTAAGTGTGTACTATGCACATAAAGAAAACACTGTTACTGgctttgtgtattattattattattattattattttcctaaatTCTTTACTACTTTTCTAAAATTAATCTTTTAAAGATAGTACatagaaaacaaatcaaaaaacatttcttttgtgAATTTCACCTTCAATACAATTGACCCCGTAATCAGATTTGGGTGGGAGGGGGGGTAGACCAAGTTAAATCTATGACATAGGACAGTGGCAGGACATTATCATTAGAAAGTACAATTACTGTTTGACAAGTTTCTAGGTGCTTTGGCTAATACTGGCTTTCCTGTACACCGAATGTGATGTTTTATTGACCAAGTATTTTCAACAGTCAACATGATCCAACATGCACCAAAATAATGCTAAAGATGAT
The sequence above is drawn from the Clarias gariepinus isolate MV-2021 ecotype Netherlands chromosome 17, CGAR_prim_01v2, whole genome shotgun sequence genome and encodes:
- the LOC128545731 gene encoding protocadherin beta-16-like isoform X28 yields the protein MGLFWILFTLCLIFILLHPVHGDLSYTVPEETKRQYVIGHLAKDLGLDVKRLSARKARVETEDSAKRYCDINLSSGNLVVAETIDREELCGSRISCILNYELVLENPLEVHRISLQIEDVNDNSPVFPNDRISFEITESAHKGERFPLEEAHDLDTGRNAVQGYSLEKNEHFVLSVHENTDGGKTATLVLEKELDREQQREIHLILTAFDGGNPPKSGTAAIHVTVLDANDNIPVFGQPVYRVSLAENTPLGTEVITVSATDADEGANGDVTFELSRLSEKSVKLFSLDRTTGRITVSGNIDYEDEKYFEMRVQAKDGPGLVSSAKIIIDITDVNDNEPRIILKSLNDPIPENSAAGTEVAIINVQDKDSGDNRQVHCYIQQNVPFKLNPSIKNYFSLVTTSMLDREKESDYNITITATDGGSPPLSSSITIHLSVSDINDNPPVFEQQSYTAYVMENNKPGTSISSVTARDPDWRQNGTVLYSLVPSEINAVPVTSFLSINSDTGVIHAVRSFDYEKFRNFTVQVVARDNGSPPLSSSVTVSVFISDENDNSPQILYPAPEGKSLMTEMVPKAALSGSLVSKVIAVDADSGQNAWLSYQIVKSTESGMFTIGLHSGEIRAQRDVTESDSMKQTLVISVKDNGQPPLSATCSVYLLISDNLAEVPELKDMTYEESNSKLTFYLIIALVSVSTFFLTFIILILAVRFCHRRKPRLLFDGAVAIPSAYLPPNYAEVEGAGTLHSSYNYDTYLTTGSRTSDFKFITSYNDSTLTADGTLKKARNDTFAESLITLNNTTDGDEQKPPNNDWRLPPNQRPGPSGQHRFHTLQQRWTPYEKSRAGARPEEAGAGAIVGTGPWPNPPTEAEQLQALMAAANEVSEATATLGPRYNAQYVPDYRQNVYIPGSTATLTANPQQQMPQQALPPPQAPPQAVPTPDIPKAAPTPASKKKVTKKDKK
- the LOC128545731 gene encoding protocadherin beta-16-like isoform X15, which produces MGRKKLSVLLTPLLAALLFFLLPAARGDLSYSVPEETRSQYVIGNIAKDVGVGAQSLSARKARINTEDSSKRYIDINLNSGDLIVVERIDRETLCGSRINCILNYELVLANPLEVHRISLNVQDINDNAPKFGNERISFEIRESAVKGQRFRLDEARDYDIGQNGVNGYALEKNDHFVLSVQENKNGRKYAELVLEKELDREQQKDIDLILTAVDGGIPQRSGTAVIHITVLDANDNVPVFSQSVYKVALAENAPIGSEVVTVSAEDADEGANGAVTYEFSHIAHNAAQTFIIDKLTGQIKVNGEIDYEEEKYYEFEVQAKDGSGLASTASVIIDITDVNDNAPKIILTSINNPILENTVVGTEVAIINVQDKDSGDNRQIHCSIQGNVPFKLNPSIKNYFSLINTNLLDRETEADYNITITATDGGSPPLSSSMTIHLSVSDINDNPPVFEQQSYTAYVMENNKPGTSISSVTARDPDWRQNGTVLYSLVPSEINAVPVTSFLSINSDTGVMHAVRSFDYERFRNFTVQVVARDNGSPPLSSSVTVSVFISDENDNSPQILYPAPEGKSLMTEMVPKAALSGSLVSKVIAVDADSGQNAWLSYQIVKSTDPGLFTIGLHSGEIRAQRDVTESDSMKQTIVISVKDNGQPPLSATCSVYLLISDNLAEVPELKDMTYEESNSKLTFYLIIALVSVSTFFLTFIILILAVRFCHRRKPRLLFDGAVAIPSAYLPPNYAEVEGAGTLCSSYNYDTYLTTGSRTSDFKFITSYNDSTLTAGETLKTDQNDTLAKNLITLNTTGEGDEQKPPNNDWRLPPNQRPGPSGQHRFHTLQQRWTPYEKSRAGARPEEAGAGAIVGTGPWPNPPTEAEQLQALMAAANEVSEATATLGPRYNAQYVPDYRQNVYIPGSTATLTANPQQQMPQQALPPPQAPPQAVPTPDIPKAAPTPASKKKVTKKDKK